In one window of Brenneria goodwinii DNA:
- a CDS encoding TonB-dependent siderophore receptor, protein MRLPPRHYLATFIGLSCAAMPLMTGAETPAAATQQTQQDTASDSSDTIVVTAAEQTRQAPGVSTITAEDISKRPPANDLSELIRTMPGVNLTGNSTSGQRGNNRQIDIRGMGPENTLILVDGKPVSSRNSVRYGWRGERDTRGDANWVPADLVDRIEVLRGPAAARYGNGAAGGVVNIITKQPTQEWHGSWNTYFNAPQHKSEGATKRTDFSLMGGLTDNLSLRLYGNLNKTQADARDINEAYKSERTGSYASSVPAGREGVRNKDLNALLRWDITEQQSLEFEAGVSRQGNIYAGDTQNTNSNALVVGNYGRETNRMYRQNFAVTHRGYWDNGVSSTSYLQYERTHNTRIAEGLAGGVEGIFDTTAPNEYRTIKLDTLTGHSEVNIPFEAYFNQTATLGMEVSDQRMKDPASTSYDISAIGAIEGYASNNRDSNIDAQIFSLFAEDNVELTQSTMLTPALRFDHHSIVGNHWSPSLNLSQGLGEDFTLKMGIAAAYKAPNLYQLNPNYLLYSRGQGCYLINGASNNCYLIGNEDLKAETSINKEIGIEFKRNGYQAGITYFRNDYRNKIEAGLVPTGTTTNGTTNVFQWENIPRALVEGLEGTVNIPVTETLQWNNNLTWMLRSKNKTTGDYLSITPEFTLNSSLNWQATEDLSFLTDLTWYGRQKPKKYNYRGLPASGGELTELSPYAIVGLSSTYRFNKHLSLTGGVNNLFDKRLFRKGNASAGCTVAADGSCSAITIGGAGAATYNEPGRTFFLSVNTSF, encoded by the coding sequence ATGAGATTACCACCACGTCACTACCTGGCGACGTTTATCGGGTTGAGCTGTGCGGCCATGCCTTTGATGACAGGAGCCGAGACGCCGGCGGCCGCCACCCAGCAAACCCAGCAGGACACGGCATCTGATTCTTCTGACACTATCGTGGTGACCGCCGCTGAGCAAACGCGTCAGGCGCCGGGCGTATCGACGATCACCGCGGAGGATATCAGTAAACGTCCGCCGGCCAACGATCTGTCTGAACTGATCCGCACCATGCCGGGGGTGAATCTTACCGGAAACTCCACCAGCGGTCAGCGCGGGAATAATCGTCAGATCGATATCCGCGGCATGGGGCCGGAAAATACGCTGATTCTGGTGGACGGCAAACCGGTTTCCAGCCGCAATTCCGTGCGTTATGGCTGGCGCGGCGAGCGCGACACCCGCGGCGACGCCAACTGGGTGCCGGCGGATCTGGTGGATCGCATCGAAGTGCTGCGCGGTCCGGCGGCGGCCCGTTACGGTAACGGCGCGGCGGGCGGGGTGGTGAATATCATCACCAAGCAGCCGACGCAGGAGTGGCATGGCAGTTGGAACACCTATTTCAACGCGCCGCAGCATAAGTCGGAAGGGGCGACCAAGCGCACCGATTTCAGCTTGATGGGCGGCCTGACCGATAACCTGAGCCTGCGCCTGTACGGTAATCTCAACAAGACGCAGGCGGACGCCCGCGATATCAATGAAGCGTATAAATCGGAGCGGACAGGCAGCTACGCCAGCTCCGTGCCGGCTGGCCGCGAGGGAGTACGCAACAAGGATCTCAACGCGCTGTTGCGCTGGGATATCACCGAACAGCAGTCGCTGGAGTTTGAGGCCGGCGTCAGCCGTCAGGGCAACATCTACGCGGGTGATACCCAGAATACCAACAGCAATGCGCTGGTGGTCGGTAATTATGGTCGTGAAACCAATCGTATGTACCGGCAGAACTTCGCCGTAACCCATCGCGGCTATTGGGATAACGGCGTCAGTTCCACTTCCTATCTGCAATATGAGCGTACGCATAATACCCGCATTGCGGAAGGGCTGGCGGGCGGGGTTGAAGGGATCTTCGATACCACAGCTCCGAACGAATACCGGACCATCAAGCTGGATACCCTGACCGGCCATAGCGAGGTGAATATCCCGTTTGAGGCGTATTTCAACCAGACCGCCACCCTCGGCATGGAGGTATCGGATCAGCGCATGAAGGATCCGGCCTCCACGTCCTATGACATCTCGGCGATCGGCGCTATTGAGGGCTATGCCAGCAACAACCGCGACAGCAATATCGATGCGCAAATCTTCTCGCTGTTCGCCGAGGACAACGTCGAACTGACGCAAAGCACCATGCTGACGCCGGCGCTGCGTTTCGATCACCACAGCATTGTGGGGAATCACTGGAGTCCGTCGCTGAACCTGTCGCAGGGGCTGGGCGAGGATTTCACTCTGAAAATGGGTATCGCCGCCGCTTACAAAGCGCCCAACCTCTACCAGCTCAACCCTAACTATCTGCTCTACAGCAGAGGGCAGGGGTGCTATCTGATTAACGGCGCCAGCAATAACTGCTATCTGATCGGCAATGAAGATTTGAAGGCGGAAACCAGCATCAACAAGGAGATCGGCATCGAGTTCAAGCGCAACGGCTACCAGGCCGGCATCACCTACTTCCGCAACGACTACCGCAACAAGATCGAAGCCGGGCTGGTGCCGACAGGCACCACCACCAACGGCACCACCAACGTCTTCCAGTGGGAAAATATTCCCCGGGCGCTGGTGGAAGGGCTGGAAGGCACAGTGAATATTCCGGTGACGGAAACCCTCCAGTGGAACAACAACCTCACCTGGATGCTGCGTTCGAAGAACAAAACCACCGGGGATTATCTGTCCATTACCCCCGAGTTTACTCTGAACTCGTCGCTGAATTGGCAGGCAACCGAGGATCTTTCTTTCCTGACCGACCTGACCTGGTACGGCCGACAGAAACCGAAGAAGTATAACTATCGCGGCCTTCCGGCATCAGGCGGGGAACTGACCGAACTCAGCCCGTACGCCATTGTCGGCCTGAGCTCCACCTATCGGTTCAACAAGCACCTTAGCTTGACCGGCGGGGTGAATAACCTGTTCGATAAGCGGTTGTTCCGCAAAGGCAACGCCTCGGCCGGCTGTACGGTGGCCGCCGACGGCAGTTGCAGCGCCATCACTATCGGCGGCGCCGGAGCGGCTACCTACAACGAACCGGGCCGCACTTTCTTCTTGAGCGTGAATACCTCGTTCTGA
- a CDS encoding alpha/beta hydrolase — MYQLRNTRDEMFDSTACGRYRVMSFGPEIAPPPQGWPIIYILDGARYFPAAVSLMEALAGPRCGMAPGIIVALDYEGPTRRERDYRPAVERIVPEADPRGGYYPSGMAGNAAGFRRFMLEELKPFIADRYAVDSRREALFGHSYGGLFTVDTLFASPNAFQHYYAASPSVWWNGGYLVEQAGVFLAGAGLPTMQPVSLALSVGEYEQSLERWELDLPDEQRQVLRRHRNQRRMVDGIRELAWTLQNRAPNLRVTLDIYPEQSHQSVPLFALQHALRTHFQQRFSATGQ; from the coding sequence GTGTATCAGTTACGCAATACTCGTGATGAGATGTTCGATTCAACCGCATGCGGGCGCTACCGCGTCATGTCTTTTGGCCCGGAGATCGCGCCGCCGCCGCAGGGATGGCCGATAATCTATATTTTGGACGGCGCCCGTTATTTCCCCGCCGCCGTGTCGCTGATGGAAGCGCTGGCCGGCCCGCGCTGCGGCATGGCGCCGGGTATTATCGTGGCTCTTGACTACGAGGGGCCGACCCGGCGTGAACGGGATTATCGTCCCGCCGTTGAACGCATCGTGCCGGAAGCGGACCCTCGGGGCGGTTATTATCCGTCCGGCATGGCGGGGAATGCGGCGGGATTCCGGCGCTTTATGCTGGAAGAGCTAAAACCCTTTATTGCCGACAGATATGCGGTCGACAGCCGGAGAGAGGCTTTATTCGGTCATTCCTATGGCGGTTTGTTTACCGTCGATACGCTGTTTGCGTCGCCAAATGCGTTTCAGCATTATTATGCCGCCAGCCCGTCTGTCTGGTGGAATGGCGGCTACCTTGTCGAGCAGGCCGGGGTGTTTCTTGCCGGCGCCGGATTACCGACGATGCAGCCGGTCAGCCTGGCGTTGTCGGTGGGAGAATATGAACAGTCTCTGGAGCGTTGGGAATTGGATTTGCCTGACGAACAGCGCCAGGTTTTGCGCCGGCATCGTAACCAGCGGCGGATGGTCGATGGGATTCGGGAACTGGCCTGGACGTTGCAGAATCGTGCGCCGAATTTACGCGTAACCTTGGATATCTACCCGGAACAGTCGCATCAATCTGTGCCGTTGTTCGCGCTACAGCACGCGTTGCGCACCCATTTTCAGCAGCGTTTTTCCGCAACCGGGCAATAA
- a CDS encoding methyl-accepting chemotaxis protein, translating into MSFLRNVTIRKVLLVILSLFLLLWGGVSWFTLSSLNQATHYLTLGNTQVDSLNTLTNGTEQALRSVIRINRAMTLMQSGKLDDIDVTVTSANEALKSSQENLEKFKSQAHTNIDRRIVDEVVTSWSQLIEQGLQPMMTSLLEKRFAEYRRLFRDDFQALNETFIAAAGNYQDIASDNSTVQHVYTLVDWCKKTLIAAMVVGIIILLLTDRYLTGYIVKPLTLIKDHFQTLARGKLDRPLDDFGRNDAGQLIPYLREMQESLKMTVSTIRSSADSIYQGTSEISAGNNDLSSRTEQQAAALQQTAASMEQLGTTVKHNTDNVHQATGLAEKATSVAKQGWEMGRELGEIMGSIATSSRKINEITGMINSIAFQTNILALNAAVEAARAGEQGRGFAVVAGEVRNLAQKSAQAAKEIEGLIAESVNRVDAGAKQVARTGNVMDDVIASIKQVNDLMAEIAAASDEQSQGISQVSQAVTEMDSVTQQNAALVEQSAAAAASLEEQARQLMQAVAIFQLEQDQAHSETKSDAQTVPQLAATVS; encoded by the coding sequence ATGTCCTTTTTACGGAATGTTACGATCAGAAAGGTTTTGTTGGTTATTCTCAGTCTTTTTCTACTCTTATGGGGCGGGGTGTCATGGTTTACGCTGTCATCGCTTAATCAGGCTACCCATTACCTAACGCTCGGCAATACCCAGGTCGATTCCTTAAATACCCTGACGAACGGCACCGAACAGGCGCTGCGTTCGGTGATCCGCATTAACCGGGCCATGACGCTGATGCAAAGCGGCAAACTGGATGATATCGACGTCACCGTGACATCGGCTAACGAGGCGCTGAAAAGCAGCCAGGAAAATCTCGAGAAATTCAAAAGTCAGGCGCATACGAACATCGATCGGCGCATCGTCGATGAAGTGGTAACGTCGTGGAGCCAACTGATCGAACAGGGGCTGCAGCCGATGATGACGTCTCTGCTGGAAAAAAGGTTCGCCGAGTACCGACGGCTGTTTCGCGATGATTTTCAGGCGTTAAACGAAACGTTTATCGCCGCGGCCGGCAACTATCAGGATATCGCGTCGGATAACAGTACCGTGCAGCATGTGTATACGCTGGTCGACTGGTGTAAAAAAACGCTGATCGCGGCGATGGTCGTGGGCATCATCATTCTGCTGCTGACCGACCGCTACCTGACCGGCTATATCGTGAAGCCGCTGACGCTGATCAAAGATCACTTCCAAACGCTGGCGAGGGGGAAATTGGATCGTCCTCTGGATGATTTCGGCCGTAACGATGCCGGTCAGTTAATTCCCTATCTGCGGGAAATGCAGGAAAGTCTGAAAATGACGGTAAGCACCATCCGCAGCAGCGCGGATTCCATCTATCAGGGCACGTCGGAGATCAGCGCGGGCAACAACGACCTCTCTTCGCGCACCGAACAGCAGGCCGCAGCGCTGCAACAGACCGCCGCCAGCATGGAACAGTTGGGCACCACGGTAAAACACAATACCGACAATGTGCATCAGGCCACCGGGCTGGCGGAAAAAGCGACGTCGGTTGCGAAACAGGGGTGGGAGATGGGACGCGAACTCGGAGAGATCATGGGCAGCATTGCCACCAGCTCGCGTAAAATCAACGAAATCACCGGCATGATCAACAGCATCGCCTTTCAGACCAATATCCTGGCTCTGAATGCCGCCGTTGAAGCCGCGCGCGCCGGTGAACAAGGGCGCGGTTTCGCCGTGGTGGCGGGCGAAGTCCGTAATCTGGCGCAGAAAAGCGCTCAGGCGGCGAAAGAAATCGAAGGGCTGATCGCGGAATCCGTTAATCGCGTGGATGCCGGCGCCAAACAGGTGGCCCGTACCGGTAATGTGATGGATGATGTGATCGCGTCCATCAAACAGGTTAACGACCTGATGGCGGAGATCGCCGCCGCCTCGGACGAACAAAGCCAGGGGATTAGCCAGGTCAGCCAGGCCGTGACGGAGATGGACAGTGTGACGCAGCAGAACGCCGCCCTGGTGGAGCAGTCGGCCGCCGCCGCCGCTTCACTGGAAGAGCAGGCTCGCCAACTGATGCAGGCCGTCGCCATTTTCCAACTGGAACAGGATCAGGCGCACAGCGAAACGAAATCGGACGCGCAAACGGTGCCGCAGTTGGCTGCCACGGTATCCTGA
- the acnB gene encoding bifunctional aconitate hydratase 2/2-methylisocitrate dehydratase, giving the protein MLEEYRKHVAERAAQGIVPKPLDATQMAALVESLKHPPAGEEDVLLDLLINRVPPGVDEAAYVKAGFLAAIAKGEASSPLITPEKAVELLGTMQGGYNIHPLIDALDSEQLAPIAAKALSHTLLMFDNFYDVEEKAKAGNVYAQQVIQSWADAEWFLSRPELAEKITVTVFKVTGETNTDDLSPAPDAWSRPDIPLHALAMLKNAREGIEPDQPGVVGPIKQIEELNKKGFPLAYVGDVVGTGSSRKSATNSVLWFMGDDIPHVPNKRGGGVVLGGKIAPIFFNTMEDAGALPIEVDVSDLNMGDVIDIYPYKGEVRRHDTGEILATFELKTDVLLDEVRAGGRIPLIIGRGLTSKARESLELPLSSVFRIAKPVADSHKGFSLAQKMVGRACGVAGIRPNEYCEPKMTSVGSQDTTGPMTRDELKDLACLGFSADLVMQSFCHTAAYPKPVDVTTHHTLPDFIMNRGGVSLRPGDGVIHSWLNRMLLPDTVGTGGDSHTRFPIGVSFPAGSGLVAFAAATGVMPLDMPESVLVRFKGKMQPGITLRDLVHAIPLYAIKQGLLTVEKKGKKNIFSGRILEIEGLPDLKVEQAFELTDASAERSAAGCTIKLDKAPIIEYLSSNIVLLKWMISEGYGDRRTLERRIQGMEKWLADPQLLEADADAEYAAVIDIDLAEIKEPILCAPNDPDDARLLSEVAGEKIDEVFIGSCMTNIGHFRAAGKLLDNHKGQLPTRLWVAPPTKMDAAQLTEEGYYSVFGKSGARIEIPGCSLCMGNQARVADGATVVSTSTRNFPNRLGTGANVYLASAELAAVASLLGRLPTPDEYQTYMDQVDKTALDTYRYLNFDRLHQYTEKADGVIFQTAV; this is encoded by the coding sequence GTGCTAGAAGAATATCGTAAGCACGTAGCCGAGCGGGCTGCACAGGGGATAGTTCCCAAACCGTTGGATGCCACGCAGATGGCGGCGTTGGTTGAGTCATTAAAACATCCACCGGCTGGCGAAGAGGACGTTTTACTGGATCTGCTGATTAATCGTGTTCCCCCTGGCGTAGATGAAGCGGCATACGTTAAAGCCGGCTTTCTGGCCGCCATTGCCAAAGGTGAAGCCTCTTCTCCGTTGATCACGCCAGAAAAGGCCGTTGAACTGCTGGGCACCATGCAGGGCGGTTATAATATTCATCCGTTGATTGACGCGCTGGACAGCGAACAGCTGGCGCCGATTGCGGCCAAGGCGCTGTCTCACACGCTGCTGATGTTTGATAACTTCTATGACGTGGAAGAAAAGGCGAAGGCCGGCAATGTTTACGCCCAACAGGTGATTCAGTCCTGGGCCGATGCCGAGTGGTTCCTTTCCCGCCCTGAACTGGCGGAAAAAATTACCGTCACCGTTTTCAAGGTGACCGGCGAAACCAACACCGATGACCTCTCTCCCGCGCCCGATGCCTGGTCGCGACCGGATATCCCGTTGCATGCGCTGGCGATGTTGAAAAACGCCCGTGAAGGTATCGAGCCCGATCAGCCCGGCGTGGTCGGACCGATCAAACAAATCGAAGAACTGAACAAGAAAGGTTTTCCGCTGGCCTATGTCGGCGATGTCGTCGGTACGGGTTCTTCCCGTAAGTCCGCCACCAACTCCGTATTGTGGTTCATGGGCGACGACATTCCCCATGTGCCGAACAAGCGCGGCGGCGGCGTGGTGCTGGGCGGCAAAATCGCGCCGATCTTTTTCAACACCATGGAAGACGCCGGCGCGTTGCCGATTGAGGTGGACGTCAGCGATCTGAATATGGGCGATGTGATTGATATCTATCCGTATAAGGGCGAGGTTCGTCGCCATGATACGGGTGAGATCCTGGCGACCTTTGAGTTGAAAACCGATGTTCTGCTGGATGAAGTGCGTGCCGGCGGCCGTATTCCGCTGATTATCGGCCGTGGGCTGACGTCAAAAGCGCGTGAATCGCTGGAACTGCCGCTGAGTTCGGTGTTCCGCATTGCGAAGCCCGTGGCCGACAGCCATAAAGGTTTCTCGCTGGCGCAGAAAATGGTGGGGCGCGCCTGCGGCGTTGCCGGTATTCGCCCGAATGAATATTGCGAACCGAAGATGACCTCTGTCGGTTCCCAGGATACCACCGGGCCGATGACCCGTGATGAACTGAAGGATCTGGCCTGTCTCGGCTTTTCCGCCGATCTGGTGATGCAGTCATTCTGCCACACCGCCGCCTATCCGAAGCCGGTGGATGTGACCACGCACCATACGCTCCCCGACTTCATTATGAACCGCGGCGGGGTGTCGCTGCGTCCGGGGGATGGGGTGATTCACTCCTGGCTCAACCGTATGCTGCTGCCGGATACCGTCGGCACCGGCGGCGATTCCCATACCCGTTTCCCGATTGGTGTCTCTTTCCCGGCGGGCTCCGGGCTGGTGGCGTTCGCGGCGGCGACCGGCGTAATGCCGCTGGATATGCCGGAATCCGTACTGGTGCGCTTCAAAGGGAAGATGCAGCCGGGCATCACCCTGCGCGATCTGGTGCATGCGATCCCGCTGTATGCGATTAAGCAAGGGCTGCTGACCGTCGAGAAGAAGGGCAAAAAGAATATTTTCTCCGGCCGTATTCTGGAAATCGAAGGCTTGCCGGATTTGAAAGTTGAGCAGGCATTCGAGTTGACCGACGCCTCGGCGGAACGTTCCGCCGCCGGCTGTACCATCAAATTGGATAAAGCGCCGATTATCGAATACCTGAGTTCCAATATCGTGCTGCTGAAGTGGATGATCTCGGAAGGTTACGGCGATCGCCGTACGCTGGAACGCCGTATTCAGGGCATGGAAAAATGGCTGGCCGATCCGCAACTGCTGGAAGCCGATGCGGACGCCGAATATGCCGCGGTGATCGACATCGATCTGGCGGAGATCAAAGAACCGATCCTCTGTGCGCCGAACGATCCTGACGATGCGCGTCTGCTGTCCGAGGTGGCCGGCGAGAAGATCGACGAAGTGTTTATCGGCTCCTGCATGACCAATATCGGCCATTTCCGCGCCGCCGGTAAACTGCTGGATAACCACAAGGGCCAGTTGCCGACCCGTCTGTGGGTGGCGCCGCCGACTAAAATGGATGCCGCGCAGTTGACCGAAGAGGGCTACTACAGCGTGTTCGGCAAGAGCGGGGCGCGTATTGAGATCCCCGGCTGTTCATTGTGTATGGGCAACCAGGCGCGCGTGGCGGATGGCGCGACGGTGGTTTCCACCTCTACGCGCAACTTCCCGAACCGCTTAGGCACCGGCGCCAATGTTTATCTGGCATCCGCGGAACTGGCGGCGGTGGCTTCGCTGTTGGGCCGTCTGCCGACGCCGGATGAGTACCAGACCTACATGGATCAGGTGGATAAAACCGCGCTGGACACCTATCGCTATCTGAACTTCGACCGTTTGCACCAATACACGGAAAAAGCGGATGGCGTGATTTTCCAGACGGCGGTGTAA
- a CDS encoding alkene reductase has protein sequence MPSLFDPIEVGAITLSNRIVMAPLTRMHAAEQRIPSALSLEYYVQRASAGLILTEATAVTPKAVGYPNTPGIWSEEQIESWKKINDAVHQAGGKMVIQLWHVGRISDPIYLDGELPVAPSAIAPEGHVATIRPYKPYVVPRALATGEVVGLVADFRRAAENAKRAGFDGVEIHAANGYLFDQFLHDGSNKRTDQYGGSIANRARFLLETVDAILEVWPADRVGVHLNTMSDTHSVQDSDPKALFGYVAEQLDERHLAFIFVREALATPVRILPLIRQRFSGAVIANDGLTQESAEKLIAEGEADAASFGRLFIANPDLVERFRLKAPLNALNSDTIYGAGSTGYTDYPTLEQTLGG, from the coding sequence ATGCCAAGTTTGTTTGATCCTATCGAGGTTGGCGCTATCACGTTATCCAATCGTATTGTGATGGCGCCGCTTACCCGTATGCATGCTGCTGAACAACGAATTCCCAGTGCGTTGTCGCTGGAATATTACGTCCAGCGGGCCAGCGCCGGACTGATTTTGACCGAAGCCACCGCCGTAACGCCGAAAGCGGTGGGGTATCCCAATACGCCCGGCATCTGGTCGGAAGAGCAGATCGAAAGCTGGAAAAAGATTAATGACGCGGTGCATCAGGCCGGCGGGAAAATGGTTATCCAGCTCTGGCACGTCGGGCGTATTTCCGATCCGATCTATTTGGATGGCGAACTGCCGGTGGCGCCCAGCGCGATTGCGCCGGAGGGGCACGTCGCCACGATTCGGCCGTATAAACCCTATGTGGTGCCGCGCGCGCTGGCGACGGGCGAAGTGGTCGGTCTGGTGGCTGATTTCCGCCGGGCGGCGGAAAATGCCAAACGCGCCGGTTTCGACGGGGTGGAAATCCATGCCGCCAACGGTTATCTGTTCGACCAGTTCCTGCATGACGGTTCCAATAAACGGACGGATCAATATGGCGGCTCCATCGCCAATCGCGCCCGTTTCCTGCTGGAAACGGTGGACGCCATTCTGGAAGTGTGGCCGGCGGATCGGGTGGGGGTACATCTGAACACCATGTCCGATACCCATTCCGTGCAGGATTCCGATCCTAAGGCGCTGTTCGGCTACGTGGCGGAACAGTTGGATGAACGGCATCTGGCGTTTATCTTCGTGCGTGAAGCGCTGGCGACGCCGGTGCGCATCCTGCCGCTGATCCGCCAACGTTTTAGCGGCGCGGTGATTGCCAATGACGGTTTGACGCAGGAATCCGCTGAAAAGCTGATTGCCGAGGGGGAGGCCGACGCGGCGTCTTTCGGCCGGCTATTTATCGCCAATCCGGATCTGGTAGAGCGTTTCCGCCTCAAGGCGCCGTTGAATGCGCTGAATAGCGATACCATCTACGGCGCCGGCAGCACCGGATATACCGACTACCCGACGCTGGAACAGACCCTCGGCGGCTAA
- a CDS encoding ABC transporter ATP-binding protein: protein MTHLLHATNLTLAYDKKVIAEALSVTIPDNQFSVIIGPNACGKSTLLRALCRLLKPLSGKVLLDGKNIHHLPTKALARQIGLLPQQAIVPDNITVADLVARGRYPHQSLLRQWNTADQEAVEQAMLATNVDSLAERSVDELSGGQRQRVWIAMVLAQQTPLLLLDEPTTWLDMAHQIDLLDLFRDLHQQHGRTLVAVLHDLNQACRYADNLIVMQAGQIMAQGRPAEIISAELVKQVFGMSCIIIDDPVSHTPLIVPCGRYHPVPGAIS from the coding sequence ATGACGCATCTTTTGCACGCCACCAACCTCACGCTCGCGTACGATAAAAAAGTCATCGCGGAAGCATTGAGTGTCACGATCCCGGATAATCAATTCAGTGTGATTATCGGCCCGAACGCCTGCGGCAAATCGACCCTGCTGCGGGCGCTGTGCCGATTGTTAAAACCGCTTTCGGGCAAAGTGCTGCTGGACGGCAAAAACATTCATCACCTCCCCACCAAAGCGCTGGCGCGACAAATCGGCCTGCTGCCGCAACAGGCCATCGTGCCGGATAATATCACCGTGGCGGATCTGGTGGCGCGCGGGCGCTACCCGCATCAGAGTCTGCTGCGCCAGTGGAACACCGCGGATCAGGAAGCGGTGGAACAGGCGATGCTTGCCACCAATGTCGATTCGCTGGCCGAACGCAGCGTGGATGAGTTGTCAGGCGGACAGCGCCAACGGGTGTGGATCGCCATGGTGCTGGCGCAGCAGACGCCGCTGCTGCTGCTGGACGAACCCACCACCTGGCTGGATATGGCGCACCAGATCGACCTGCTTGACCTGTTTCGCGATCTTCATCAGCAACACGGCCGCACGCTGGTGGCGGTGTTGCACGATCTGAATCAGGCCTGCCGCTACGCTGATAATCTGATCGTGATGCAGGCCGGACAGATTATGGCGCAGGGGAGACCCGCCGAGATCATCAGCGCCGAGCTGGTTAAGCAGGTATTCGGCATGTCCTGCATCATCATCGACGATCCGGTATCCCACACGCCGCTGATTGTGCCTTGCGGGCGTTACCACCCTGTGCCGGGCGCCATCTCCTGA
- the fepG gene encoding iron-enterobactin ABC transporter permease translates to MIARTLYLRGRSGNLYARLPLRVLVINGIMLLLSLLLITMAVSIGTLQLSPLDVWRAFAGHGEPGVIAVITQWRAPRAVAALLLGAGLGVSGAIFQSIIRNPLGSPDIIGFNTGAYTGVLITIILLHGGYYQIASGAMLGGIVTAALVYLLAWRGGIIGFRLIIVGIAISAILMALNTWLIITGSLESAMTAKLWATGSLNGMTWVKAQPAILLIPMAIAAALLMGKRLQLLEMGDDSARALGVNAEASRLWLMLFGIILTAVATATAGPISFIALAAPQIARRMTQSSTTPLFSAAMVGAILLLTADIVAQNAFANIQLPVGAVTVSIGGVYLIWLLIREARR, encoded by the coding sequence ATGATTGCCAGAACGCTGTACCTCCGCGGCCGCTCAGGAAATCTCTATGCCCGGCTGCCGCTACGCGTGTTAGTTATCAACGGTATAATGCTGCTGTTAAGCCTGTTGCTGATCACGATGGCGGTGAGTATCGGGACTTTACAGTTATCCCCGCTCGATGTCTGGCGGGCCTTCGCCGGCCACGGGGAGCCCGGCGTCATCGCCGTTATTACGCAGTGGCGCGCGCCACGCGCCGTGGCGGCATTGTTGCTGGGGGCCGGACTGGGCGTAAGCGGCGCGATTTTTCAGTCGATCATCCGTAACCCGCTGGGCAGCCCGGATATTATTGGTTTTAACACCGGCGCCTATACCGGCGTGCTGATTACCATCATTTTGCTGCACGGCGGCTACTACCAGATCGCCAGCGGCGCTATGCTGGGCGGCATCGTTACCGCGGCATTGGTCTATCTGCTGGCCTGGCGGGGCGGCATTATCGGCTTTCGCCTGATTATCGTCGGTATTGCCATCAGCGCGATTCTGATGGCATTGAATACCTGGCTGATCATTACCGGTTCGCTGGAAAGCGCGATGACGGCGAAGCTATGGGCAACCGGCTCGCTGAACGGCATGACCTGGGTAAAAGCCCAGCCCGCCATCCTGCTGATCCCCATGGCGATCGCCGCCGCGCTGTTGATGGGCAAACGTCTGCAACTGCTGGAAATGGGCGATGATAGCGCCAGGGCGCTGGGCGTGAACGCCGAAGCCAGCCGCCTGTGGCTGATGTTGTTCGGCATCATCCTGACCGCCGTCGCCACCGCCACCGCCGGCCCGATCTCTTTCATCGCCCTGGCCGCACCGCAGATTGCCCGGCGCATGACCCAGTCCAGCACGACCCCCTTGTTTTCCGCCGCGATGGTCGGCGCCATTTTGTTGCTGACGGCGGATATTGTCGCCCAGAACGCCTTTGCCAATATTCAGCTTCCGGTTGGCGCGGTGACCGTCAGCATTGGGGGAGTTTATCTGATTTGGCTGCTGATCCGTGAAGCACGCCGCTAA